A window from Zingiber officinale cultivar Zhangliang chromosome 7A, Zo_v1.1, whole genome shotgun sequence encodes these proteins:
- the LOC122000095 gene encoding uncharacterized protein LOC122000095 — MGNSLRFLSHEGLEISPKPARKSKQRHHLCLNIAPLNKWFQRRSMSYPGKQQKEMVKKKGVIRVKVVLSKEEAAQLLALFSCRKEMMAVKTMLRLGTLQTTCRHPSCHRWRPVLASIPELI, encoded by the coding sequence ATGGGGAACTCATTGCGTTTCTTATCGCATGAAGGACTGGAGATCTCACCAAAGCCTGCAAGGAAGTCCAAGCAAAGACACCATCTGTGCCTCAATATTGCTCCTTTAAACAAATGGTTTCAGAGAAGAAGTATGTCTTATCCAGGTAAACAACAGAAGGAGATGGTGAAGAAGAAGGGGGTTATCAGGGTGAAGGTGGTTCTCTCCAAAGAGGAAGCAGCTCAACTGTTAGCCTTGTTCAGCTGCCGCAAAGAAATGATGGCCGTCAAGACCATGCTCCGGCTTGGTACACTTCAGACTACTTGCCGTCACCCGTCTTGCCACCGGTGGAGGCCGGTGCTTGCTAGCATCCCTGAGCTAATCTAG